TCAGGCCGTGCAGTTCGTGGGCGATGCGGTGCACGGTGATGGCGAACACGCCAGGGTAGGAGAAGATCACTTCGTCGGTGTCGCCGGCGGCGGGATCACCGTCGAAGGCCGCCTGCACGTCCGTGGCGAGGGTGGCGCGCAGCCTGGGGATGGCGGCGAGGAAGGTCTGCACGATGGATTCGGCGGTGGCCTCCACATCCTGGCAGGGACTTCCGTGACGCGTGGCCTGGTGGCGCAGCACGTTGAGGATCTGCTCAAGGAGCAGGCCCCGGATCTCGCCCAGCAGCTCGCCCACGTAGTACTCGAGGGTCTGAGTGGTCAGGTTCTGCTTGCCGAAGTATCCGGGGAAGAGCAGCTCGCGCAGCTTCTTCACCAGATCGATCACCGCGTCCCGGTTTGGCAGGGAGCCTGCATCGATGTGGCGGGTGAGGGGTTCCGCCAGATCGCTGGCCACGATGGCCGCCACCAGCGCGGTGAAATCGCTGGAGGAACGGTCAACCCGCTTCAGAGGGCGGATGGGGGACGCCTGGGGCATGGGGACTCCGGATCGAGGGGTGCGTGCGGGCCTGGATGATTGTAAGGACAAGTGCGAGGGAATCAGGCCTTGGAAAGCCCGTCCTCCAGCGCTTCCAGAAGGTCATCGATGTGCTCGAGGCCGATGGAGAGGCGGATCAGGTCGGGCGTCAGACCTCCTTCGCGCTGCTGTGCCTCACTGAGCTGAGAATGCGAGGTGCTGGCAGGGTGGAGGATGAGGCTCTTGGCGTCGCCCACGTTGGCCAGGTGGGAGAAGAGGGATATGCCGTCGATGAGCTTCACGGCGGCGTCATAGCCGCCCTTGATGCCGAAGACCACCACGCCGCCGAAACCCTTCTTGAGATACCGGCTCACGAGGGAGTGGCTGGGATCGCCGGTCAGGCCGGGATACCGGACCCAGGCCACCTTGGGGTGCTTCTGGAGGAACTGGGCCACGGCCAGCGCGTTCTCGCTGTGGCGCACGATGCGCAGGGGCAGCGTCTCCAGGCCCTGGAGGAACAGCCAGGCATTGTCGGGGGAGATGGCGGCGCCCAGGTTGCGCAGGGGCACGGTGCGGGCCCGCAGGATGTAGGCGAGGGGGGACAGCGAATCGGGCAGGTCAAAGGCCCAGTGCAGGCCGTGGTAGTTGGGATCGGGTTCCGTGAAGAGGGGATGGCGTCCACTGGTCCAGTCGAACGTTCCGGAATCGGTGATGATGCCGCCGATGCCCGTGCCGTGGCCGCCGATCCACTTGGTCAGCGAGTTCACCACGATGTCGGCGCCGTGCTTGATGCTCTGGAGCAGGTAGGGCGTGGTGAAGGTGGCATCCACGATCAGGGGCAGGCCGTTGCGGTGGGCCACTGCGGCGATCTTCTCGATGTCGGCCACTTCCAGGGCGGGGTTGCCGATGCTCTCGATGAAGATGGCGCGGGTGTTCTCGGTGATGGCTTTCTGGAAGTTCTCCGGGTCTTTGGGATCCACGAAGGTGGTCTTGATGCCGAAGGTGGGGAGGATGGAATCGAATTGGGTGTAGGTGCCGCCGTAGAGGTTGTTGGCGCTGACGATTTCATCGCCCACCCGGGCCAGGGTGATGATGGCGTAGAAGATGGCAGACGTGCCTGAGGCCACGGCCAGGGAGGCCGCGCCGCCCTCAAGCTGGGTGATGCGCTGCTCCAGCACATCCTGGGTGGGGTTGCCGATGCGGGTGTAGATGTTCCCCAGCTCCTTCAGGGCGAACAGATTGGCGGCGTGTTCGGTGCTCTTGAACACGTACGAGCTGGTTCGGTGCACGGGCACGCCTCGGCTGAGGGTGATCGGATCGGGGGTTTGGCCGCCGTGCAGGGCGATGGTCTCGGGGCGGTAGGACTGGCTCATGGGAGTCTCCAAGGGGAAGGTTGGCGCTGGGGTGGGAAAAGGTGTTCCATGGCTCTCGTGGGTGCCTCGTGGGGGATTTCGTTCGACCTCGCTCGACAGCGTCCGACATGGCGCGGCAAGGGGTGGGCACGCTTAGTCCGCTGCATGGGCGGCATCCTTCCGGGCGAGCAGGGACTGGAGAAGGCTGTGGGCCTTGCAGCCCACGCAGTAGCCGAAGAAGGCCTCCAGCGCGGCGCAGAGCAGCAGAAGCGATGCGATCACCAGGGCTGTCGTGCCGTGCTGGCGCCACAGGGCGAGGGCGAAGCCCAGGGAGAAGAGCGCGCCGAGGAGCGCCGCAAATCGTTTGGGGCCCGCATTGATGGGCTGAGGGGCCCAGCCCACGGCCGCGCGAAGGGCCTTTGCGACCTGGGCGATGAGGCTGAAGGTCGTCCATCCGCGGCTTCGCAGGGCGAAATCCGCGGCCAGAAGCAGGGGGATCCACCACCGACCGAGCCAGAGGCCTGACAGGGCGATAGCCAGCACAAGGCCAGCGCCGATGCGCGTGGCGCGTTCATCGACCAGGTCGGGGGAGATGGGGCAGTTCTCAGGCATGGCGGCTTCCAGGGGGGGACGGGATGAAAGGGGAGCGGACATCAGGCCACCAGGGCCCTCTGCATGGCGGCGGCCAGAACCTTGCGTGTCTCCAGCGAGGCGGCCATCAAGGGCACCCGCAGGTGATTGCCGCACACGCCCAGATGTTTGAGCAGGGCCTTGAGGGGGATGGGATTGCTTTCGTGGAAGAGGGCCTCGATGAGCGGGGCAAGCTGCTCCTGCAGGCGCGCGGCTTCCTCCGTGCGCCCCGCCAGGGCCGTGCGCACCAGTTCCGCCACCCATTCGGGATAGGCGTTCCCCAGGACGCTGACCAGCCCGCGGGCGCCCAGGGCGATGCTCGGCGCGGCCAGGGCGTCATCTCCCGCCAGCAGCAGTTTGCCCATGGGGAGGTCCCGGGCGATCTGCTCGATCTGGGCCAGGTCCCCGCTGCTCTCCTTCACGCCGATGAGTTCCGGGATGCGCCACAGGGCCCTCAGTGTGGCCGGTTCCAGGTTCACGCCGGTGCGCGAAGGCACGTTATAGGCGAGCAGGGGAAAGCCGGGAACGGCCTCGGCGATGGCCTGGTAGTGGGCCACCAGGCCGTTCTGCGTGGGGCGGTTGTAGTAGGGCGTCACCACGAGGGCAGCGCGGGCGCCCAGCTGCCGTGCGCGGCGGGTCCAGGCGATGGCCTGCCGGGTGGAGTTTGATCCGGTGCCGACGATCACCGGGCGTCCCGCCGCTTCCTCCAGGGCCGCGAGGAGGACCACGTCGCGCTCCACGTCTTCCAGGGCGGAGGCCTCGCCGGTGGATCCCAGCGGCAGGACAGCCTGAGCCCCGCCCTTGAGGGCCCGGCGCACCAGGCGCCGCAGGGCGGGAAGGTCAATGACGTGCTCCTCGGTGAAGGGGGTCGGCAGGGCCACGGTGAGCCCCGACAGCTGCCGGGCGATGACGGAAAGGTGATTCATGAGGCCCACCATTCGGAGAGGCGGTCGAGGGAACCGCCGTGGGGGGTGTTTGACAGGCCGGTTTGGGGCGGGGCGGTGGACAGGACATCAACCTTCCCCACCGGCATGCTCAGCGGAATGAGGAGGGCTTCCTCGTTGGGAAGGAGGCCTGTAAAGGGAACAGCTCCTTCCCGGAAACCCAGACCACCCCGATCCACCTCCAGCAGGATGACTGCCCGTTGGGGATGTCCAAAAGCGGGACCAGGGCCCCTTCCGGCTTCAGCTGAACCAGATGGGTTGGTTAGGGGAGGACCCTCGAACCTGGTTCCGCGGCGAAAAAGCCCGGGGGTACGGTCTTGAAGATGGATATGGCTGTCCTTGCCCATGGTCGCTTCCCTGTGTGTGTGGACTGCGGCTTTCCATGGGACCGTCAGGTCCCAGAAGCATCAGCAACAACACAGACAGCGCATAGTCCTCCCAAGGATCGGAAAGCCTAGCACATCCTTTTCTGAGGGCGCAAGTCGACCGTAGAGGGCGGCCATCAGGTGTCCGCGGCGTAGAGGCTGAAGCTCACCTCATTGCCGATGTCGTTGAAGGCCAGGTCTCGGCCCAGGGCGTTCAGCAGGATGAGGCCCCGGCCATGGGGTTTTCCGGGTGCATCTTCGGTCGCGGACAAAGCCCGCCGCCAATCGAAGCCCCGCCCGGGATCGGACACCTGCACGAACAGGTGGGAGAATTCGCCGTCCGGGGTGCGGTTGACGAGGATCTCCACGCCCACGAACTTCGCGTGCGCCACCGACAGCTGGGCGATGCGGGCAGCCTCGTAGATCTCGAATTCGGATTCCTTGAGGGCCGAATCCAGGTCGAGCACACCATGATCCACGGCGTTCACGATGGCCTCGGAGAGCAGCAGGGCCAGGATCTGGGAGACCTCCTCGGGCACGCCCTGGCGTCCCAGGAAGCTCACGAGGTTGGAACCCAGGTCACGGTAGTTCAGCGCCCGCGGATCGAAGGTGAATCGCAGGGTGATGCCGGTTTCCGTTTCGCGCGCAGGGGCCGCCAGATCCAGCGACCGAGCGGGCCTGGCCTGCTCGGGGTGGAAGGGCCAAAGACACCAGCTCACGTCATCGGCCAACTCCCGGTCCCGGATGCGCTCATCCATGAGGTCCTGCAGCAGGTCCGTGAAGCGGGCTTCACCGCCTTTCTGAAACAGGCCCAGGCACTCACCTTCCTCGACGATTTCGGACAGGCCATCGCTGCACGCAAAGAAGCAGTCGCCCGCCTCCAACCGCAGGCGGTGCACTTCCACCGGACCCAGTTCCCGCTGGATGCCCAGGGGAATGCAGGTGGAGGGGAACCGCACCAGGCTGCCATCGCGG
This sequence is a window from Geothrix sp. PMB-07. Protein-coding genes within it:
- a CDS encoding serine O-acetyltransferase, translating into MPQASPIRPLKRVDRSSSDFTALVAAIVASDLAEPLTRHIDAGSLPNRDAVIDLVKKLRELLFPGYFGKQNLTTQTLEYYVGELLGEIRGLLLEQILNVLRHQATRHGSPCQDVEATAESIVQTFLAAIPRLRATLATDVQAAFDGDPAAGDTDEVIFSYPGVFAITVHRIAHELHGLNVPLIPRIMSEYAHALTGVDIHPGATIGDYFFIDHGTGVVIGETTTIGQYVKIYQGVTLGALSTRGGQSLRGVKRHPTLKDRVTVYSGASILGGETVIGEEAIISSNVFVTQSVPPQTRVSVKNPELQYKDRKPQEFKQALPDDWMI
- a CDS encoding O-acetylhomoserine aminocarboxypropyltransferase/cysteine synthase family protein, with product MSQSYRPETIALHGGQTPDPITLSRGVPVHRTSSYVFKSTEHAANLFALKELGNIYTRIGNPTQDVLEQRITQLEGGAASLAVASGTSAIFYAIITLARVGDEIVSANNLYGGTYTQFDSILPTFGIKTTFVDPKDPENFQKAITENTRAIFIESIGNPALEVADIEKIAAVAHRNGLPLIVDATFTTPYLLQSIKHGADIVVNSLTKWIGGHGTGIGGIITDSGTFDWTSGRHPLFTEPDPNYHGLHWAFDLPDSLSPLAYILRARTVPLRNLGAAISPDNAWLFLQGLETLPLRIVRHSENALAVAQFLQKHPKVAWVRYPGLTGDPSHSLVSRYLKKGFGGVVVFGIKGGYDAAVKLIDGISLFSHLANVGDAKSLILHPASTSHSQLSEAQQREGGLTPDLIRLSIGLEHIDDLLEALEDGLSKA
- a CDS encoding DUF4395 domain-containing protein, which codes for MSAPLSSRPPLEAAMPENCPISPDLVDERATRIGAGLVLAIALSGLWLGRWWIPLLLAADFALRSRGWTTFSLIAQVAKALRAAVGWAPQPINAGPKRFAALLGALFSLGFALALWRQHGTTALVIASLLLLCAALEAFFGYCVGCKAHSLLQSLLARKDAAHAAD
- the dapA gene encoding 4-hydroxy-tetrahydrodipicolinate synthase, translated to MNHLSVIARQLSGLTVALPTPFTEEHVIDLPALRRLVRRALKGGAQAVLPLGSTGEASALEDVERDVVLLAALEEAAGRPVIVGTGSNSTRQAIAWTRRARQLGARAALVVTPYYNRPTQNGLVAHYQAIAEAVPGFPLLAYNVPSRTGVNLEPATLRALWRIPELIGVKESSGDLAQIEQIARDLPMGKLLLAGDDALAAPSIALGARGLVSVLGNAYPEWVAELVRTALAGRTEEAARLQEQLAPLIEALFHESNPIPLKALLKHLGVCGNHLRVPLMAASLETRKVLAAAMQRALVA